One Olsenella sp. oral taxon 807 DNA segment encodes these proteins:
- a CDS encoding GH25 family lysozyme translates to MRGIDVSSHDGWPYQDSTEGCYRESDFVIAKATQGTGYVNPHFREAIDRAIGDGKLVGAYHYAGGGDPEAEARHFLGVVADYVGLAVPCVDWEAMIGAQARNPSWEDTDWVRRFADAYHGMTGTWPMVYVQASAIWQVASCHPDCPLWVAGYRSDDATWDVPGFAWDTDPWDGYAVWQFTSGHETTDRNVSDLTRADWARMAESSESVGRRLREMVEDGVWWVEHGNLGYDQGDRDSWVDSGYQTGTEVDCSSFVIGLLRKHGFDVGDASWTGNMREELCAHGWAVVPNDGNPQLGDILLNDGHHTAISCGDGTMIQASRGEAGHRVRGGEPGDQDDYETNHSPYRDYPWDCYLRYRGGGRTEPDNSIDVDGDLGPKTARAMQVVFCGQDFGDRRISSQPLAVRPLWPSDSGGIEWRSPAEGSLTIAAMQRAVGVDDDGFAGPDTTQALQRHLMGEGYDVGPSGDDGYIGHDSCRALQRYLNDRL, encoded by the coding sequence ATGCGTGGCATTGACGTCTCCAGCCACGACGGCTGGCCGTATCAGGACTCGACGGAGGGGTGCTACCGCGAGAGCGACTTCGTGATTGCGAAGGCCACGCAGGGGACGGGGTACGTGAACCCGCACTTCCGCGAGGCGATCGACCGCGCCATCGGCGACGGGAAGCTCGTGGGAGCCTACCACTACGCCGGCGGGGGCGACCCCGAGGCCGAGGCGCGCCACTTCCTCGGGGTGGTCGCGGACTACGTCGGCCTCGCGGTCCCCTGCGTGGACTGGGAGGCCATGATCGGCGCGCAGGCCAGGAACCCCTCCTGGGAGGACACCGACTGGGTTCGCCGATTCGCGGACGCCTACCACGGGATGACGGGCACATGGCCCATGGTCTACGTGCAGGCCTCCGCCATCTGGCAGGTGGCGAGCTGCCACCCGGACTGCCCGCTCTGGGTGGCGGGATATCGCTCGGATGACGCCACATGGGACGTCCCCGGCTTCGCCTGGGACACCGACCCATGGGACGGCTACGCCGTCTGGCAGTTCACGAGCGGCCACGAGACCACCGACCGCAACGTGAGCGACCTCACGCGCGCGGACTGGGCGCGCATGGCCGAGTCCTCCGAGTCCGTCGGCCGACGGCTGCGCGAGATGGTGGAGGACGGCGTCTGGTGGGTCGAGCATGGCAACCTCGGCTACGACCAGGGCGACCGAGACAGCTGGGTCGACTCCGGCTACCAGACGGGGACGGAGGTGGACTGCTCCTCCTTCGTCATCGGCCTCCTGCGCAAGCACGGGTTCGACGTGGGGGACGCCAGCTGGACGGGCAACATGCGCGAGGAGCTGTGCGCCCACGGCTGGGCGGTCGTGCCCAACGACGGTAACCCCCAGCTCGGGGACATCCTGCTCAACGACGGCCATCACACGGCAATAAGCTGCGGCGACGGTACCATGATCCAGGCGTCACGTGGCGAGGCTGGCCATCGAGTCCGTGGCGGCGAGCCAGGTGACCAAGATGACTATGAGACCAACCACTCCCCATATCGAGACTATCCTTGGGATTGTTACCTGCGATATCGTGGGGGTGGTAGGACAGAGCCTGACAACTCCATAGACGTGGACGGGGACCTCGGCCCCAAGACCGCCCGCGCCATGCAGGTGGTCTTCTGCGGACAGGACTTCGGCGACCGCAGGATATCGTCTCAGCCCCTCGCCGTGAGGCCCCTCTGGCCGAGCGACTCCGGGGGCATCGAGTGGCGCTCGCCCGCCGAGGGGTCCCTGACCATCGCGGCCATGCAGCGCGCCGTCGGCGTGGACGACGACGGGTTCGCCGGCCCCGACACCACGCAGGCCCTCCAGCGCCACCTCATGGGCGAGGGCTACGACGTGGGCCCGTCCGGCGACGACGGCTACATCGGCCACGACTCATGCAGGGCGCTCCAGAGGTACCTCAACGACCGTCTGTGA
- a CDS encoding Panacea domain-containing protein — protein MQRVVDVAAYILQKKRRLTGYQLQKLLYYCQAWCLATSGERLFRDPVQAWEHGPVVYRVYREHAQCYDVAFGDVPGDASAVDARAASVIDAVLASYSGLNGEELERLSHSERPWMDAFDGTSSTCSPEIDVETMERYYSHLMASGESVRAAHHVPRFDCPQRICVSDATLDWLSSIV, from the coding sequence GTGCAAAGGGTAGTGGACGTGGCGGCCTACATACTCCAAAAAAAGAGGCGTCTGACGGGATACCAGCTCCAGAAGCTACTCTACTACTGCCAGGCATGGTGCCTCGCCACGAGCGGTGAGAGGCTGTTTCGCGACCCCGTTCAGGCGTGGGAGCACGGGCCGGTGGTCTACCGGGTCTATAGGGAGCATGCCCAGTGCTACGATGTCGCTTTCGGGGATGTTCCGGGCGATGCATCGGCGGTAGATGCCCGCGCGGCCTCAGTTATCGACGCCGTCCTTGCATCCTACTCGGGGCTGAACGGTGAGGAGCTTGAGCGTCTCTCCCATTCCGAGAGGCCGTGGATGGACGCGTTCGATGGGACGAGCTCGACATGCTCGCCCGAGATAGACGTCGAGACCATGGAGAGGTACTACTCGCACCTCATGGCGTCTGGCGAGTCTGTCCGCGCGGCTCATCACGTCCCCAGATTCGACTGTCCGCAGAGGATATGCGTCAGTGACGCCACCCTCGACTGGCTGTCCTCAATCGTGTAG
- a CDS encoding phage tail protein — MREMPRVLVYSHEDVPLRELSASEVMGLERTEELGGTRSLEVKTTAALSKGQRVLTRGATGAWREHVVVGSDESHDSGASAVGTYHCEWSVQHDLEGRVVTAEGPGNGAGAASALAAALSPTRRWSVGEVTQGGTGSGDFRWQTSWRSVQDVLGTWGGELRPDVAVGATGVVRRALSLLAAPEGQAPARRLDWDGGVSGIRRRVSEDTLCCRVLPLGKGGGSDGRRVTIADANGGVEWLQSDEVAAVTRMPDGSGGWEYPTKVITNENAADAATLLAWARSVLARETTPKVTYEATLAGLADAGMDVSGLRLGDVVQCVDGGFFEGRPLRVEARVTRLSVDELKGGATVTIGSVWGLGMTVATLERRIEDAERTARDARNQGQNQGQGHDDVTHTLDGVRITKGTIAFTTEKKP, encoded by the coding sequence ATGCGCGAGATGCCGAGGGTGCTCGTCTACTCTCACGAAGACGTGCCGCTGCGGGAGCTGTCGGCCTCCGAGGTCATGGGGCTGGAGCGCACCGAGGAGCTGGGCGGGACGCGCTCCCTGGAGGTCAAGACCACGGCGGCGCTCTCAAAGGGCCAGCGCGTGCTGACGCGAGGCGCCACGGGCGCGTGGCGTGAGCACGTCGTCGTCGGATCCGACGAGTCGCACGACTCCGGCGCCTCGGCCGTCGGGACCTACCACTGCGAGTGGAGCGTGCAGCACGACCTGGAGGGCCGCGTCGTGACCGCCGAGGGTCCCGGGAACGGCGCCGGCGCCGCGTCCGCCCTGGCGGCCGCCCTGTCGCCCACCCGCCGGTGGTCCGTGGGCGAGGTGACCCAGGGCGGGACCGGGTCCGGGGACTTCCGCTGGCAGACCTCGTGGAGGTCCGTGCAGGACGTCCTGGGGACCTGGGGAGGCGAGCTGAGGCCCGACGTCGCCGTCGGAGCAACCGGGGTGGTGAGAAGGGCGCTCTCGCTGCTCGCCGCGCCCGAGGGGCAGGCCCCCGCTAGGAGGCTCGACTGGGACGGCGGCGTCTCCGGCATCCGCCGCAGGGTCTCCGAGGACACGCTCTGCTGCCGCGTGCTCCCGCTCGGCAAGGGCGGGGGGTCGGATGGGAGGCGCGTCACGATAGCGGACGCCAACGGGGGCGTCGAGTGGCTGCAGAGCGACGAGGTGGCGGCCGTGACGAGGATGCCCGACGGCTCGGGCGGGTGGGAGTACCCGACCAAGGTCATCACCAACGAGAACGCCGCCGACGCCGCCACGCTCCTTGCGTGGGCGAGGTCGGTGCTGGCGCGCGAGACCACGCCAAAGGTCACGTACGAGGCCACGCTGGCGGGCCTTGCCGATGCGGGCATGGACGTGTCGGGCCTGCGCCTCGGGGACGTCGTGCAGTGCGTGGACGGCGGCTTCTTCGAGGGACGCCCCCTCAGGGTCGAGGCACGTGTCACCAGGCTGTCCGTGGACGAGCTCAAGGGCGGAGCCACCGTCACCATAGGGAGCGTCTGGGGGCTCGGGATGACCGTGGCCACGCTCGAGAGACGCATAGAGGACGCCGAGAGGACGGCGAGGGACGCCAGGAACCAGGGTCAGAACCAGGGCCAGGGCCACGACGACGTCACCCACACGCTGGACGGCGTGCGAATCACAAAGGGGACCATCGCCTTCACGACGGAGAAGAAGCCATAG
- a CDS encoding holin produces MDDKATRWLRAAGVRALKTAAQAAMALIGTNAVGVTDVAWGAVAGAAALAAVLSLLTSVAGLPEVEVEG; encoded by the coding sequence ATGGACGACAAGGCGACCAGATGGCTGAGGGCGGCGGGGGTGCGCGCCCTCAAGACGGCGGCTCAGGCGGCCATGGCCCTCATCGGCACGAACGCGGTCGGCGTGACCGACGTGGCGTGGGGGGCGGTCGCGGGGGCGGCGGCCCTCGCGGCGGTGCTCTCGCTGCTCACGTCGGTCGCGGGGCTGCCCGAGGTCGAGGTGGAGGGGTGA
- a CDS encoding phage tail domain-containing protein, whose amino-acid sequence MGDAVTSVTYGGVVLTDRWVVTDVVRPLPRVIVDTDDAPGRDGVVVRGARYGVPEVSMRVWAVAVGWEDQQRAVREIAATFPRGVERRLSFGDDGGLWRLAQPTGEREVRSYDESVSVNVTLLCADPVMYGAQCSASLSGPTVTATIGGTFPARPRVTVVGARPGADGTLGLLIGGRALAVALDGPGGHGVDIDCGSRTCAVDGRLALPTLDSDWPSLPPGAQAMSIASGTGSATVTWHERWL is encoded by the coding sequence ATGGGCGACGCAGTGACGTCGGTGACCTACGGGGGCGTGGTCCTCACGGACCGCTGGGTGGTGACGGACGTCGTGCGACCACTGCCGAGGGTGATCGTCGACACCGACGACGCGCCCGGCAGGGACGGCGTCGTCGTGAGGGGAGCCCGCTACGGGGTCCCCGAGGTGTCAATGCGCGTCTGGGCCGTCGCCGTCGGCTGGGAGGACCAGCAGAGGGCCGTGCGCGAGATCGCGGCGACCTTCCCGAGGGGGGTCGAGCGCAGGCTGTCCTTCGGCGACGACGGTGGCCTGTGGCGGCTCGCCCAGCCGACCGGAGAGCGCGAGGTCAGGAGCTACGACGAGTCCGTCTCGGTGAACGTGACGCTCCTCTGCGCCGACCCGGTCATGTATGGCGCGCAGTGCTCGGCGTCCCTGTCGGGCCCGACCGTCACCGCCACGATCGGGGGCACCTTCCCCGCCAGGCCGAGGGTGACGGTCGTCGGCGCCCGGCCCGGCGCCGACGGGACCCTCGGCCTCCTGATCGGCGGCCGCGCGCTGGCGGTCGCCCTGGACGGCCCCGGCGGGCATGGCGTGGACATCGACTGCGGGAGCCGGACGTGTGCCGTGGACGGGCGGCTCGCGCTGCCGACGCTCGACAGCGACTGGCCCTCCCTGCCTCCCGGGGCGCAGGCCATGTCCATCGCGAGCGGGACGGGCAGCGCGACCGTCACATGGCACGAGAGGTGGCTGTAG
- a CDS encoding zinc ribbon domain-containing protein, giving the protein MGENRFCTNCGAELVEDATFCVNCGQPVEVADTSPTKTAAMPNLQEAFPETQSEPAYSQQPATDPFEPMGAPFQPSVSTVSGAAQYAVPNAPSPAQYAVPVSPPAATPIPTATQAPKDSSKIFTTVSIVIITLSLVASVGALIYLFMPTPNNALQQQGAAVSNGASGNANNSGGNTGTNGNSNSGSGTNGNTNPTQPTTPNTTNTPSTTNTNPTPNTTTSQQQADSQFRSELVSYYNRLSGYDSRIASAADTFNHNFLSSSMSTRQSYASSCSSLLSEVQQQSNAVSSLSVPSGSAYAEQYRLIRQCYQDLVERADCLNRGWQISISYSNPSAHEDEILEPIRSNASGGNNIYYTDYNNTYPKIKL; this is encoded by the coding sequence ATGGGCGAGAATCGCTTCTGCACTAACTGCGGTGCCGAGCTTGTGGAAGATGCGACCTTTTGTGTCAACTGCGGCCAGCCCGTCGAGGTGGCGGACACGAGTCCGACGAAGACCGCAGCCATGCCAAACCTGCAGGAGGCCTTCCCCGAGACTCAGTCCGAACCTGCCTATTCGCAGCAACCCGCCACAGACCCCTTTGAGCCCATGGGAGCTCCCTTCCAACCGTCAGTCTCCACCGTTTCCGGTGCGGCACAGTACGCCGTCCCCAATGCCCCCAGCCCGGCGCAGTATGCCGTCCCCGTCTCACCACCCGCAGCGACCCCCATACCCACAGCCACCCAGGCACCCAAGGACTCCTCCAAGATCTTCACCACCGTCTCGATCGTCATCATCACGCTCTCGCTGGTCGCGAGCGTCGGAGCCCTGATCTACCTCTTTATGCCCACGCCAAACAACGCCCTGCAACAGCAGGGAGCCGCCGTGTCGAATGGCGCGAGTGGCAACGCAAACAACTCAGGTGGCAACACCGGCACGAACGGCAACTCAAACTCGGGTTCTGGCACGAACGGCAACACGAATCCCACACAACCCACCACGCCAAACACAACGAACACACCGAGCACGACGAATACGAACCCAACACCCAACACCACGACGTCACAGCAGCAAGCCGACAGTCAGTTTCGCTCTGAGCTCGTCTCCTACTACAACAGGCTCTCCGGCTACGACAGCAGGATCGCAAGCGCGGCGGACACCTTCAACCACAACTTCCTCTCATCGAGTATGTCGACAAGGCAGAGCTACGCAAGCTCCTGCTCGTCACTCCTAAGCGAGGTGCAACAGCAATCGAACGCTGTCTCGTCGCTGTCGGTCCCCTCGGGGTCAGCCTATGCCGAGCAATACAGGCTCATACGACAGTGCTACCAGGATCTCGTTGAACGCGCGGACTGCCTCAACAGAGGATGGCAGATCAGCATCAGCTATAGCAACCCCTCTGCTCACGAGGATGAGATCCTCGAGCCCATCAGATCTAACGCCTCGGGCGGCAACAACATCTATTACACGGACTACAACAACACCTACCCGAAGATCAAGTTGTAG
- a CDS encoding patatin family protein, whose product MGEFNTEERVLDGTTVHPQGVALILEGGGFRGMYSAGVMDVLLERGISDFASVWGVSAGAINAVSFKSRQVGRSVRIMMAFRDDRRFMSLWSWATTGNMAGGDFMYDEIQNHLDPCDNEAFNSNPMRMFAVASDVVFGTPAYLECKSFPEDVKKVRASASMPLVSQMVDIDGHRYLDGGTTDSVPYEVALGLGSSVPPGGYVPARRALVVLTQDRGYVKGGGEEAVVIRSRRYGGYPYYIEALDSRARRYNEMRERLFTLEREPHSPVLVIAPERPVEVATNESNGAKLLDLYLQGRQQAERRLAEIQDFVRTVIN is encoded by the coding sequence ATGGGCGAGTTCAATACTGAGGAAAGAGTCTTGGATGGGACCACCGTGCATCCTCAGGGGGTGGCCCTCATTCTCGAGGGGGGCGGCTTCAGGGGCATGTACAGCGCCGGTGTCATGGACGTCCTTCTCGAGCGAGGGATCAGCGACTTTGCCAGTGTGTGGGGTGTCTCGGCGGGAGCCATAAATGCAGTGAGCTTCAAGTCGCGCCAAGTCGGACGCTCCGTGCGCATCATGATGGCCTTTCGCGACGACAGGCGCTTCATGAGCCTGTGGTCTTGGGCGACGACGGGCAACATGGCCGGTGGCGACTTCATGTACGACGAGATACAGAACCATCTTGATCCGTGTGACAACGAGGCTTTCAACTCAAATCCCATGCGGATGTTTGCCGTGGCATCCGACGTGGTCTTTGGTACGCCCGCCTACCTTGAGTGCAAGAGCTTTCCCGAGGACGTCAAGAAGGTTCGTGCCTCGGCCTCGATGCCGTTGGTCTCTCAGATGGTGGATATTGATGGTCATCGTTACCTTGATGGCGGCACGACCGACTCGGTACCCTATGAGGTGGCACTGGGCCTTGGCAGCTCGGTACCACCTGGAGGCTATGTGCCTGCGAGGAGGGCGTTGGTAGTTCTTACCCAGGATCGTGGCTATGTGAAGGGGGGAGGAGAGGAGGCCGTGGTCATACGCTCGCGCCGCTATGGAGGTTACCCCTACTACATTGAGGCTCTGGACTCTCGTGCGCGACGCTACAACGAGATGCGTGAGCGCCTCTTCACCCTTGAGCGTGAGCCACACAGTCCCGTCCTCGTCATTGCCCCCGAGAGGCCCGTCGAGGTCGCGACGAACGAGTCCAATGGGGCTAAGCTGCTCGATCTCTACCTGCAGGGTCGCCAGCAGGCTGAGCGGCGTCTTGCCGAGATCCAGGACTTTGTGCGAACTGTTATCAACTGA
- a CDS encoding 3-phosphoglycerate dehydrogenase family protein — protein sequence MYNIHCMNNIAKVGTDRLAEGYRFVDDLDEADAIMVRSANLLELSFPTRLLAIARAGAGVNNIPLERCAKEGIVVFNTPGANANAVKELVFCGMLLASRDIIGGNEWVRENCDDPDLVRKTEKAKKRFAGVELAGKRLGVIGLGAIGAVVANTATRFGMEALGYDPHLSINAAWGLDRRIRHVTDINEIFRECDYITIHVPATDETRGMIGADAIRQMKRGVVVLNLARDVLVDEQAMAEALDDGLVARYVCDFPNPATANMKNAIVLPHLGASTAEAEDNCAIMAASELKNYLENGTINHSVNYGTVDLGPLSAGRARLCLFHQNMQGLIGKISATLTESNLNIENMSNKSCGGSAYTLIEVTGDAADSSVGELSQIRGMRRVRLIPPS from the coding sequence ATGTATAACATCCACTGCATGAACAACATTGCCAAGGTCGGTACTGATCGCCTCGCTGAGGGCTACCGTTTCGTTGACGACCTCGACGAAGCCGACGCCATCATGGTGAGGAGCGCAAACCTTCTTGAGCTCTCGTTTCCAACGAGGCTGCTTGCCATTGCCCGTGCCGGTGCGGGGGTCAACAACATCCCCCTCGAGCGGTGCGCAAAGGAGGGTATCGTCGTCTTCAACACTCCTGGCGCCAATGCAAACGCTGTTAAGGAACTGGTCTTTTGTGGCATGCTGCTTGCAAGTCGCGACATCATCGGAGGAAACGAGTGGGTGCGCGAAAACTGTGACGACCCGGACCTAGTGAGAAAGACCGAGAAGGCCAAGAAGCGCTTCGCAGGTGTCGAGCTGGCGGGCAAGAGGCTCGGTGTCATCGGACTAGGAGCCATCGGCGCCGTCGTTGCCAATACGGCCACACGCTTTGGTATGGAAGCCTTGGGCTATGATCCGCACCTCTCCATCAACGCCGCATGGGGGCTCGATCGCCGCATTCGCCACGTCACGGACATCAACGAGATCTTTCGGGAGTGTGACTACATCACGATCCATGTGCCTGCCACTGATGAGACGAGAGGTATGATAGGCGCTGACGCCATCAGACAGATGAAGCGTGGTGTTGTGGTGCTCAACCTGGCTCGTGACGTGCTCGTGGACGAGCAGGCCATGGCCGAGGCGCTCGATGACGGTCTTGTCGCTCGCTATGTGTGTGACTTTCCGAATCCCGCGACCGCTAACATGAAAAACGCCATCGTCTTGCCACACCTGGGGGCGTCGACGGCCGAGGCCGAGGACAACTGCGCCATCATGGCTGCGAGTGAGCTCAAGAACTACCTGGAGAACGGCACCATCAACCACTCTGTGAACTACGGTACCGTCGATCTGGGACCCCTCTCTGCCGGCCGTGCGCGTCTTTGCCTGTTTCACCAAAATATGCAGGGCCTCATCGGTAAGATCAGTGCCACGCTGACGGAGTCCAACCTCAATATCGAGAACATGTCCAACAAGAGTTGTGGCGGCAGTGCCTACACCCTGATCGAGGTCACGGGAGACGCGGCTGACAGCTCCGTGGGCGAGCTGAGTCAGATCAGGGGCATGCGCCGCGTCCGTCTCATACCCCCGAGCTGA
- a CDS encoding GNAT family N-acetyltransferase, whose translation MSDGRLVGLFCLSMTSIESFSVPKSVRSGMSRVSFPAILIGRLAVDVGCQGNGVGRALVSDAIERSVELADSIGAKFVVVDPKSGLGEWYRNQGFRCPPDETDGRMFLPMKAARRMVRGGEG comes from the coding sequence GTGTCTGACGGGAGGCTCGTTGGCCTCTTTTGCCTCTCGATGACGTCGATCGAGAGTTTCTCAGTCCCGAAGAGCGTCAGGTCTGGGATGAGCAGGGTGTCCTTTCCCGCGATCCTCATCGGTCGTCTGGCCGTCGACGTCGGCTGCCAGGGCAATGGGGTCGGGCGGGCACTCGTCTCTGACGCCATTGAACGATCAGTCGAGCTCGCGGACTCCATAGGGGCGAAGTTCGTCGTCGTGGACCCCAAGAGTGGACTGGGAGAATGGTACAGGAACCAGGGGTTTCGCTGCCCGCCCGACGAGACGGACGGGCGGATGTTCCTGCCGATGAAGGCGGCCCGAAGGATGGTACGCGGGGGCGAGGGGTGA
- the serC gene encoding 3-phosphoserine/phosphohydroxythreonine transaminase — protein MARVYNFSAGPAVLPEDVLREAAAEMLDYRGSGMSVNEMSHRSATFQEIIDTAESDLRELMGIPDSYRVLFLQGGDSLLFAAVFMNLAINKKADYIITGSWASKAYREAEILGDPKVIASSQDRNFSYIPDCSDLPIRADASYVYICQNNTIYGTAFHGLPNTKGHVLVADQSSMFLSEPVDVTDFGLIHAGVQKNVGPAGVQIVIVRDDLIPDDLPGVPTMLRFKTQADAGSLYNTPNCWGIYICGKVFKWVAGQGGLAGMRARNEEKAALLYDYLDESDLFRPTVEQGSRSRMNVTFVTGSADLDAMFVAEAAKQGLVSLKGHRSVGGMRASIYNAMPLAGVQKLVGFMRDFERTHTA, from the coding sequence ATGGCACGTGTCTATAACTTCTCTGCTGGGCCGGCGGTGCTTCCCGAGGACGTGCTGCGCGAGGCGGCGGCCGAGATGCTCGACTATCGGGGGTCGGGCATGTCCGTGAACGAGATGAGCCACCGCTCCGCGACCTTCCAGGAGATCATCGACACGGCCGAGTCTGACCTCAGAGAGCTCATGGGCATCCCTGACAGCTATAGGGTGCTCTTCCTGCAGGGTGGAGACTCGCTGCTCTTCGCGGCTGTTTTCATGAACCTTGCTATCAACAAGAAGGCGGACTACATCATCACGGGCAGTTGGGCGAGCAAGGCATACAGGGAGGCCGAGATCCTCGGAGACCCAAAGGTCATCGCCAGCTCGCAGGACAGGAACTTCTCCTACATCCCCGATTGCTCCGACCTTCCCATTCGCGCTGATGCGAGCTACGTCTATATCTGCCAGAACAACACGATCTACGGCACCGCGTTTCATGGGCTGCCCAACACCAAGGGTCACGTACTCGTCGCCGACCAGTCCTCAATGTTTCTCTCGGAGCCCGTTGACGTCACCGACTTTGGATTGATACACGCGGGGGTCCAGAAGAACGTCGGTCCCGCAGGCGTGCAGATCGTGATCGTGCGCGATGACCTTATCCCCGATGATCTGCCTGGTGTTCCCACGATGCTGCGCTTCAAGACGCAGGCCGATGCCGGCTCCCTCTACAATACGCCTAACTGCTGGGGTATCTACATCTGCGGTAAGGTGTTCAAGTGGGTTGCGGGTCAAGGTGGTCTTGCGGGCATGAGGGCTCGCAACGAGGAGAAGGCTGCACTGCTCTATGACTACCTCGATGAGTCCGACCTCTTCAGGCCTACGGTCGAGCAGGGCAGCCGCTCGCGTATGAACGTGACCTTCGTGACGGGCAGTGCCGACCTCGACGCCATGTTCGTGGCCGAGGCGGCCAAACAGGGACTTGTCAGCCTTAAGGGCCATCGCAGCGTAGGTGGAATGCGTGCTTCCATCTATAACGCGATGCCGCTTGCAGGTGTCCAGAAGCTGGTTGGCTTCATGAGGGACTTCGAGCGCACGCACACAGCCTAA